CAAGTCCTCCGGGACCGGACTCTGCCGGCGCTGCATCGTGTTGACGTAGTCTTCGCCCTCTGGACCTGCAAGCAGCCCCGCTGGGACAAAGCGTGTGATACGCCCCAGGGCGGCCTCCTCCTGAGAACCGAGCTCGATCAGCAGGAATTGCCCAAGCTGGGGACGGTCGAGCATGCTCGCGTCGTAGGGCGAGACGATCTCGGCCGCAAACTCGAGACCTCTCTCGTTGAAACCCTTGAAGGTCCCGAAGACCTCGGAGTCCGCAAAGAGCATCTCACGCCTCCTTGTAGCGGAGCGCCGCCAGGGATCTGCCGAGGTGCTTGAGCCGGAGCAGCCGGTCCGCTTCGTCGCTGCTCAGGTTCTCGCACATACCATTGAGTAGTAGATCCTCCAGAATGGCGACCTCCAGCCCGGTCAGCTTCGCAAAATCGTGCGCCCGCTGAATCGTCATGGGGTAGTCCGGTATCGGGAAGCCCTGCTGCGCATCGACCGTGAGCTGGCCCAGGATCTTCTCGGCCTCCTTCACCTGCCACTCAGCAATGTCCACCGGCCAGACCGGATCGAGAGACTGGTCCCCAAACTTGACGAGAAAGAGCCGGCCCAACGACTGGTAGAGGCGCTGCCCGTCGTCGTCCGGCTCGCTGGTCTCGTACGTGTCGAGCCACGTCCGATCAAAGTTGTAGCACTCCTTCTCGATGTCCTCGGGTACTCGGACGTAGCAGGGAAACGGCTTGTGGAAGGTGGCCTCCAGCTCCAAAGCCACCGCTAAACGCCCCAGCACCGCGCTCTGCTTCGCCACCCCGACCAATGAGAGAGTGACGTTGCGCTTCGCATGGGTGGCGACCGCCTCGCGGAGTTTCTTGTCGATGAGC
This sequence is a window from Candidatus Rokuibacteriota bacterium. Protein-coding genes within it:
- a CDS encoding ATPase, whose amino-acid sequence is MLFADSEVFGTFKGFNERGLEFAAEIVSPYDASMLDRPQLGQFLLIELGSQEEAALGRITRFVPAGLLAGPEGEDYVNTMQRRQSPVPEDL